The following proteins are co-located in the Apium graveolens cultivar Ventura chromosome 5, ASM990537v1, whole genome shotgun sequence genome:
- the LOC141724188 gene encoding uncharacterized protein LOC141724188 isoform X3: MLPFSVTASRQIRYLLDNVTDANFDSVHQQLCEFIEYGTEESILVLQTCFDQLNIQWKDYKNIQLQPIFISVFRNILNRPNFSTLLCQSIKSPSVNEDLLDSLCKAMQLAAPERIVLGLALSESENPDVRMCGKSFCITQISQLCSNHETLDSAEQIQSILIFLNQSEGLSRHVDSFMEMLALVHLKDDSEFILAPLLTDELREVNFLSNINMFDEKSENEFDTILAEMEKELCMADLMKEFGYGCTVNITQCKDMLSLFLPLTEVTVARIFSSVVCTNSGLDSYQNTYLTFCSAISSSSLSDFPHLDSWSVDVLIESITQLAPAINWIDVFKNLDHEGFYIPNEASFTLLMSIYRHACQEPFPLHAVCGSVWKNVEGQISFLKHAVSVPPEVFSFANAERQLAFTDTVKDDKFDVGHAKHAWQCLDLLEVLCKLAERGHAGSVRPMLEYPRKHCPEILLLGVASITTTYNLLQYEVYSAVFPELLKNSTGASVFLQLWHVNNSLLLRGFLDAFSIDQDNIIKILDLCHELKIITNVLEMVPFSFGIRMAALGSRKELIDLESWLSTNLSTYKDTFFEECLKFIKEVQISTQEKIPPCFNQSTSLWSNYLETVSTFLKVLQASTSLISSSHLFEEIEKLNLTIIHSNIRVKDPSDTDSATVDRNADDVEAEINSLFHQMFSGQVAVEAAIQMLARYKESSEKREQSIYECMIANLFEEYKFFSKYPDRQLNIAAILFGSLIKHQLVTHLTLGIALRAVLDALRKPADSKMFIFGTKALEQFVNRLIEWPQYCNHILQISHLRGTHSELVAYIDRTLVKISSGHSELDGGPVAAVDQQKIPAANVEGSVFPFIGSTSVQIGSEVSSPVQLEKRQKSLLEEQHKTSLLLASYMKPTLSAAMNSPVPASDTSSALKGAADQSTALSSTTASVRPSRTAPGKRFGSALSIETLVAAAEQRETLIQAPASEIQDKISFIINNLSPANVEAKAKEFSEFLKEQFYPWFAQYLVMKRASIEPNFHDLYLKFLDKVNSKPLNKEIVQVTYENCKVLLGSELIKSSTEERSLLKNLGSWLGKITIGRNQVLRAREIDPKSLIIEAYERGLMIGVVPFTSRILESCQNSLAYQPPNPWTMGILALLTEIYAMPNLKMNLKFDIEVLFKNLSVDMKDVTPSSLLKDRAKEIEGNPDFSNKDVASSQTSLVGDVKPTTLNPVEPPHDIASSSHTTFVAPVHLSSSTSEEKVAPFVISDQLPSTQGILQLHAPASSIELQVVVNPKLHSLGLQRHFQSVLPPIMDRSIKEIVSGIVQRSVSIATQTTKELVLKDYAMESDENRICNAAHLMVASLSGSLAHVTCKEPLRALIMGNLRTSVQGLKLANELLEQAVQLATNENLDLGCALIEKAATEKAVEAIDGEIVQQLSIRRKQRESVGPALFDISLYTQGQMGVLPESLRPKPGRLSQSQQRVYEDFVRLPCQNQSSQTSNLSLGGTPASLSGGFSEGYGSASGQLNSCLYPSIGKTGINAAADSNDLGPKNVDAGPANQLSVSMMHSGLAEGVDQQNFEKGAIPASMSELPAVHTNAVKESGEYMQGLSSTSTTERFGRSILEPSLTTANALDKYQLVSEKLAGRPVSPESLPQLAEIARNPAVLSELTVGKEDNLRHSRDRKQATGHTAASREEYNRLDSIEPDPVGFRDRVSMLFAEWYRICELPGPKDATSARYVLQLMQSGLLEGDDMSDRFFRLLMELSVSHCLQSHQLSFLAIDIYAALVFSILKFCPVDQGSSKRSLLSKVLAVSVKIIYKDAVDKNSSFNPRPYFRLFINWLLDLTTLEPLSDGANLQVLIALANAFHALQPLKVPAFSYAWLELVSHKCFMPKLLTGNPQKGWPCFQRLLVDLFQFLEPFLRNAELGQPVHFLYKGSLRVLLVLLHDFPEFLCDYHFSFCDVIPPSCIQMRNIVLSAFPRNMRLPDPSTPNLKIDLLAEITQSPRILSEVDAALRAKQMKSDVDDFLMTKQQGSSFLSELKKKLLLAPVDAARAGIRYNVPLMNSLVLYVGVQAIQQLQARTSPNALGSGSLAAFHVSTALDIFQLLITELDTEGRYLFLNAVVNQLRYPNNHTHYFSFILLYLFAESKQEVIQEQITRVILERLIVNRPHPWGLLVTFIELIKNPRYNFWSRSFTRCAPEIEKLFESVSRLCGGPKPVEEGVASGGLSDML; the protein is encoded by the exons TTCATTGAATATGGAACTGAGGAAAGCATATTGGTGCTCCAAACCTGCTTTGACCAACTGAATATTCAGTGGAAAGATTATAAGAATATCCAACTTCAACCAATATTTATATCAGTTTTTAGAAACATCTTAAACAGACCAAATTTCAGTACACTATTGTGTCAGTCAATAAAAAGTCCATCAGTTAATGAAGATCTCTTGGACAGTCTGTGCAAGGCCATGCAACTTGCAGCACCCGAAAGAATTGTACTTGGTCTTGCTTTATCAGAATCAGAGAATCCTGATGTTAGAATGTGTG GTAAGAGTTTCTGCATAACTCAGATTTCGCAACTATGTTCTAATCATGAAACACTGGATTCTGCTGAGCAAATTCAGAGCATTCTTATTTTTCTTAATCAATCGGAAGGACTATCCAGGCATGTGGATTCATTTATGGAAATGCTAGCGCTGGTTCATTTGAAGGATGATTCTGAATTTATCTTGGCTCCGTTGCTCACAGATGAATTGCGTGAAGTCAATTTTTTAAG TAATATAAATATGTTTGATGagaaatctgaaaatgagtttgATACTATCTTGGCTGAAATGGAGAAAGAACTGTGCATGGCTGATCTGATGAAAGAATTTGGTTATGGTTGTACCGTGAATATCACACAGTGCAAGGATATGTTATCTCTATTCTTACCGCTGACTGAAGTTACTGTTGCTAGAATATTTAGTTCAGTTGTCTGTACGAATTCTGGACTTGATAGCTACCAGAATACCTACCTGACATTCTGTTCAGCTATCAGTAGCAGCAGCTTGTCAGATTTTCCACACTTAGATTCTTGGAGTGTTGATGTGCTCATCGAATCCATCACACAACTT GCTCCAGCAATCAACTGGATTGATGTTTTTAAGAACTTAGATCATGAGGGTTTTTACATTCCCAACGAAGCTTCTTTCACTTTACTCATGTCCATATATAGACATGCATGTCAG GAACCATTCCCTCTCCATGCTGTTTGCGGTTCAGTTTGGAAGAATGTTGAGGGCCAGATATCTTTTCTTAAGCATGCTGTCTCTGTACCACCTGAAGTATTTAGCTTTGCAAATGCTGAAAGGCAGCTG GCTTTCACAGATACTGTGAAAGATGACAAGTTTGATGTGGGACATGCAAAACATGCATGGCAATGTCTTGACCTTCTGGAGGTATTGTGTAAGCTAGCTGAGAGAGGTCATGCAGGTTCTGTTCGACCCATGCTTGAGTATCCTCGCAAGCACTGCCCTGAAATTTTGTTGCTAGGAGTTGCAAGCATCACT ACAACATATAATCTTCTGCAATACGAAGTTTATTCAGCTGTCTTCCCTGAGTTGTTGAAAAATTCCACTGGGGCCAGTGTGTTTCTTCAACTTTGGCATGTCAACAATAGCCTTCTGTTGCGTGGGTTCTTAGATGCATTCAGCATAGACCAGGACAACATAATTAAAATTTTGGACTTGTGCCATGAGTTAAAG ATTATAACAAATGTACTGGAGATGGTTCCATTTTCGTTTGGTATCAGGATGGCTGCCCTTGGTTCTCGAAAAGAACTCATAGACCTGGAATCATGGCTAAGTACTAACTTAAGTACGTATAAAGATACTTTTTTTGAG GAGTGCCTCAAGTTCATAAAGGAGGTCCAAATTAGCACTCAAGAAAAGATACCCCCTTGTTTTAACCAATCTACTTCTCTCTGGAGTAATTACTTGGAGACAGTATCTACATTTCTGAAG GTCCTCCAAGCGAGCACCAGCTTAATTTCTTCTAGCCATCTTTTTGAGGAAATAGAGAAGCTGAATTTGACAATTATACACTCTAATATAAGAGTAAAGGATCCCAGTGATACCGATTCCGCTACTGTTGATAGAAATGCAGACGATGTCGAGGCAGAAATCAACTCTTTATTTCATCAAATGTTTTCTGGCCAAGTGGCAGTTGAAGCAGCGATTCAAATGCTGGCTCGATACAAAGAGTCATCCGAAAAGAG GGAACAATCTATATATGAGTGCATGATTGCAAATCTGTTTGAGGAATACAAATTTTTCTCCAAGTACCCTGACAGGCAACTTAATATTGCCGCTATTCTTTTTG GATCACTTATTAAACATCAACTTGTCACGCATCTTACACTTGGCATTGCTTTGCGTGCTGTTTTGGATGCACTACGCAAACCTGCAGATTCAAAA ATGTTTATTTTTGGGACCAAAGCTCTGGAACAGTTTGTTAACCGCCTGATTGAGTGGCCACAGTACTGCAATCACATTTTGCAAATATCTCATTTACGGGGTACTCATTCAGAGCTTGTTGCATATATTGATCGAACACTTGTCAAAATTTCATCAGGCCATTCCGAGCTAGATGGGGGCCCTGTTGCTGCTGTCGACCAACAGAAAATCCCTGCAGCAAATGTAGAG GGGTCAGTGTTTCCTTTTATTGGATCTACTAGCGTGCAAATAGGGTCTGAGGTTTCTTCTCCTGTCCAGCTTGAAAAGAGGCAGAAGAGTTTGTTAGAGGAGCAGCATAAAACTTCTCTACTATTGGCTAGCTACATGAAGCCAACTTTATCAGCTGCAATGAATTCTCCAGTTCCTGCTAGTGATACGTCAAGTGCCTTGAAG GGTGCAGCTGATCAGTCAACTGCATTGTCTTCAACCACTGCTTCTGTTCGTCCTTCGCGGACGGCTCCTGGAAAAC GCTTTGGTTCTGCTCTTAGTATTGAAACACTTGTTGCTGCTGCAGAGCAAAGGGAAACTCTAATACAG GCCCCAGCTTCTGAGATTCAGGATAAGATATCATTTATCATTAACAACTTATCTCCAGCTAACGTGGAAGCTAAAGCAAAAGAATTCTCTGAGTTCCTTAAAGAGCAATTTTATCCTTGGTTTGCTCAATATTTGgtgatgaaaag AGCTAGTATTGAGCCGAATTTTCATGACCTGTACCTGAAGTTCTTGGACAAAGTGAATTCAAAGCCTTTGAATAAAGAGATTGTGCAAGTTACCTATGAAAACTGCAAG GTTTTGTTAGGATCTGAACTCATAAAGTCAAGTACTGAGGAGCGGTCTCTCTTAAAGAATCTGGGCAGCTGGCTTGGGAAGATTACAATTGGCAGGAACCAAGTCTTACGGGCTAGAGAGATTGACCCTAAGTCATTGATTATTGAG GCTTATGAGAGAGGTTTGATGATTGGTGTCGTTCCATTTACATCAAGG ATACTGGAAAGTTGTCAAAACAGTCTTGCATATCAACCACCCAATCCTTGGACTATGGGTATCCTTGCATTACTAACTGAGATTTATGCAATGCCGAATTTGAAAATGAATCTTAAGTTTGACATTGAG GTTTTATTTAAAAACCTTTCTGTGGATATGAAAGATGTCACTCCTAGTTCTCTTCTCAAGGACAGAGCAAAGGAAATAGAAGGAAATCCCGATTTTTCTAACAAAGATGTTGCATCTTCCCAAACATCATTAGTCGGTGACGTTAAACCAACTACTCTAAATCCAGTCGAGCCACCACATGATATTGCTAGTTCTTCCCATACTACG TTTGTTGCTCCCGTCCATCTTTCTTCATCTACGTCGGAGGAGAAAGTGGCACCTTTTGTCATATCTGATCAGCTTCCTTCTACTCAGGGGATTCTTCAG CTACATGCACCAGCATCTAGTATCGAACTGCAAGTGGTTGTCAATCCCAAATTGCATAGTCTAGGACTGCAACGGCATTTCCAGAG TGTACTTCCTCCGATCATGGATCGGTCTATCAAGGAGATTGTGTCTGGTATTGTGCAGCGCAGCGTTTCCATTGCAACTCAAACAACGAAGGAACTAGTGTTAAAG GACTATGCTATGGAGTCGGATGAGAATCGAATATGTAATGCAGCACACTTAATGGTGGCAAGTTTGTCTGGGAGCCTGGCCCATGTGACATGCAAG GAACCTCTTCGCGCTTTAATTATGGGTAACTTGAGGACTTCAGTTCAAGGTTTGAAGCTCGCAAACGAGCTCCTTGAACAAGCTGTTCAGCTGGCTACTAATGAAAACCTTGATCTGGGATGTGCTCTGATTGAAAAAGCTGCAACAGAGAAG GCTGTAGAGGCTATTGATGGGGAAATAGTCCAACAACTCTCAATAAGACGGAAACAGAGAGAGAGTGTTGGTCCTGCATTATTTGATATAAGCTTGTATACTCAAGGTCAAATGGGTGTTCTACCGGAGTCTCTCCGACCTAAACCTGGACGTCTCTCACAATCACAACAGCGAGTTTATGAG GATTTTGTCCGGTTACCCTGTCAAAATCAGTCTAGCCAAACCTCAAATCTCTCTTTAGGCGGAACTCCAGCTTCCTTAAGTGGTGGCTTCTCGGAGGGATATGGTTCAGCTTCTGGTCAATTAAATTCTTGTCTCTACCCAAGCATTGGGAAAACTGGAATAAACGCTGCTGCAGATTCCAATGATCTTGGTCCTAAAAATGTGGATGCTGGTCCAGCAAATCAACTTAG TGTGTCCATGATGCATTCTGGGTTGGCTGAAGGTGTAGATCAACAAAACTTTGAAAAGGGTGCTATCCCTGCTTCGATGTCAGAGTTGCCTGCCGTACATACCAATGCTGTAAAA GAGTCGGGAGAATACATGCAGGGGTTATCTTCTACATCCACAACTGAGAGATTTGGAAGAAGTATATTAGAGCCATCATTAACTACAGCCAATGCACTAGACAAGTACCAGCTTGTTTCAGAGAAG CTTGCAGGAAGGCCTGTATCTCCAGAGTCGTTGCCACAGCTGGCAGAGATTGCTAGGAATCCTGCTGTTTTATCTGAACTTACTGTTGGGAAAGAGGATAACTTGAGACATTCTAGAGACAGAAAG CAAGCGACTGGTCACACTGCAGCAAGCCGGGAAGAGTACAATCGTTTGGACTCCATTGAACCAGATCCTGTTGGATTTCGTGATAGG GTCTCAATGCTGTTTGCAGAATGGTATAGGATATGTGAACTTCCTGGGCCAAAGGATGCAACTTCTGCTCGCTATGTCTTACAATTGATGCAAAGTGGACTGCTGGAAGGGGATGATATGTCAGATAGATTTTTCCGCCTTCTCATG GAACTCTCTGTGTCTCACTGTTTACAATCACATCAACTATCTTTCCTTGCTATTGACATATATGCTGCACTCGTCTTTTCAATACTTAAG TTTTGTCCTGTAGACCAGGGATCAAGTAAACGGTCTCTGCTGTCCAAG GTTCTGGCGGTTTCTGTGAAAATTATATATAAAGATGCCGTGGATAAAAATTCATCTTTCAACCCAAGGCCATATTTCAGGCTGTTCATCAACTGGTTGCTTGACCTGACTACCTTGGAACCGCTGTCTGATGGTGCAAATTTACAG GTTTTGATAGCACTAGCAAATGCGTTTCATGCACTGCAGCCACTTAAAGTACCTGCATTCAG CTATGCCTGGCTGGAGTTGGTGAGCCACAAGTGCTTCATGCCAAAGTTGCTCACCGGGAATCCACAGAAGGGTTGGCCCTGTTTCCAGCGTTTACTAGTTGACTTGTTCCAGTTCTTAGAGCCATTCTTGAGGAATGCTGAACTTGGGCAGCCG GTTCATTTTCTATATAAAGGTTCACTAAGGGTATTGCTAGTGCTACTCCATGATTTCCCAGAATTTCTCTGTGATTATCATTTTAGCTTCTGTGATGTTATTCCCCCGAGTTGCATACAAATGCGAAATATAGTTCTCAGCGCATTTCCTCGCAACATGAGGCTACCAGATCCTTCAACTCCAAACTTAAAG ATTGATTTGTTGGCGGAGATTACTCAGTCCCCACGTATACTCTCGGAGGTCGATGCTGCTCTTAGAGCGAAGCAGATGAAGAGTGATGTTGATGATTTTCTAATG ACAAAGCAACAGGGGTCTTCTTTTCTTTCTGAACTAAAGAAAAAACTGCTGCTTGCTCCAGTTGATGCTGCTCGAGCCGGGATTCGGTACAATGTACCTCTGATGAACTCCCTTGTACTTTATGTTGGCGTGCAG GCCATACAACAGCTGCAGGCGAGAACTTCCCCTAATGCTCTTGGAAGTGGTTCATTGGCCGCATTTCATGTCAGTACTGCTTTGGACATCTTTCAGTTATTAATCACAGAGCTAGACACAGAAGGGCGATATCTCTTTTTAAATGCAGTTGTTAACCAACTACGTTATCCAAACAATCATACACATTATTTCTCGTTTATCCTACTCTACTTGTTTGCAGAATCAAAACAG GAAGTAATTCAGGAGCAGATTACTAGAGTGATATTGGAGAGACTTATAGTTAACAGACCTCATCCTTGGGGGCTTTTAGTCACGTTCATCGAGCTTATAAAG AATCCGAGGTACAACTTCTGGAGTCGGTCTTTTACAAGGTGTGCTCCAGAGATTGAAAAGCTCTTTGAGTCGGTCTCAAGATTATGTGGGGGCCCGAAACCTGTGGAAGAAGGTGTGGCTTCCGGTGGGTTGTCTGACATGCTCTAG